From the Bombus pascuorum chromosome 7, iyBomPasc1.1, whole genome shotgun sequence genome, one window contains:
- the LOC132908650 gene encoding choline transporter-like protein 1 encodes MSCCCCADEPSSKVEPGTPDHEGMSTRQPDQFFVTNRSCTDILSLIVLIGLVIGFGFLLINVEQKGDIYRVIYGYDDCANVCGRITERERSNNSDFACKGKDMRKDRYLQITVDSRGVKTRTCVEKCGNQDTVFLNRCVKNETMETITSLIRKLGLDNFYKEASRDLGVAWREMVYLLLIALAISFGILIAFRYMVQWIVYIVLIAVILASIGGSAFLWLTWYMEKKAVQMHEIDVEDSSEQAYMVYAIMLTTVTVIILLIVLVMRKRIALVMQLFHEAGKAVYAMPVLLLQPVYTYLLIGLTVCGWVYCMLWIESAGNIYKNRKNHIHFRKDSVLVATRWYNLFFFFVTCEFLLGCQHIVVAGAVARWFFTRDKKQLSLPVVKSFGYLIRYHLGTVAFGALIIGIVRLLRAIISYVQNHLKKYDNDCVRLILWCCHCCFWCFECALRFLTRNAYIETAIYGCNFCTGGKKAFQALASNVLRVAAINSVGDFVLFLGKVTVVTLTVVSGIYLLQKKEGLHYPWVPIALAGCFAMLVAHCFISIYEMIIDTIFICFCEDYAKNDGINRPYFMSRGLMEFVENSKKALRHADHHS; translated from the exons ATGAGCTGTTGCTGTTGCGCGGACGAGCCATCGTCCAAAGTGGAGCCCGGG ACACCGGATCACGAGGGGATGTCGACGAGGCAGCCGGACCAGTTTTTCGTTACCAATCGATCGTGCACTGATATCCTGAGTTTGATCGTTCTGATCGGTCTGGTCATTGGTTTC GGTTTCCTGTTGATCAACGTCGAGCAGAAAGGAGACATTTACCGCGTTATATATGGCTACGATGACTGTGCAAACGTTTGCGGTCGTATCACGGAGAGAGAACGTTCAAATAATTCCGATTTCGCATGCAAGGGTAAAGACATGAGGAAAGACCG GTACCTGCAGATCACGGTGGACTCGCGAGGGGTGAAAACGCGCACGTGTGTGGAAAAATGCGGCAATCA GGATACGGTGTTTTTAAATCGCTGCGTGAAGAATGAAACGATGGAGACGATCACTTCTTTGATCAGGAAACTCGGTCTCGATAATTTTTACAAG GAAGCCTCCAGGGATCTTGGCGTTGCTTGGAGAGAGATGGTTTACTTATTACTGATCGCTTTAG CTATTTCATTCGGCATTTTAATCGCTTTCCGCTACATGGTGCAATGGATTGTTTACATCGTTTTAATAGCCGTTATTTTGGCGTCCATCGGTGGTTCGGCATTTCTTTG GCTAACGTGGTACATGGAGAAAAAAGCGGTGCAAATGCATGAAATAGACGTGGAAGATTCGAGCGAGCAGGCTTACATGGTCTACGCGATCATGCTGACTACTGTTACG GTCATCATCCTTCTGATCGTTCTGGTGATGAGAAAAAGAATCGCCCTGGTGATGCAGCTGTTCCACGAGGCAGGAAAGGCTGTATACGCGATGCCAGTGCTCCTCCTTCAGCCTGTATAT ACTTATCTTCTGATCGGTCTCACCGTGTGCGGCTGGGTTTACTGCATGCTTTGGATCGAAAGCGCAGGGAACATTTACAAGAACCGGAAAAATCACATCCATTTCAGGAAGGATAGCGTTCTAGTC GCGACTAGATGGTACAAtctgttcttcttcttcgtcacCTGCGAATTCCTCTTGGGCTGCCAGCACATAGTCGTCGCTGGCGCCGTTGCACGTTGGTTCTTCACCAG GGACAAGAAGCAGCTCTCTCTGCCAGTCGTCAAAAGCTTTGGTTATCTCATACGATATCATTTAGGCACTGTAGCATTTGGCGCGCTGATTATTGGTATAGTTCGACTGTTAAGGGCCATAATTTCCTACGTGCAAAATCACCTTAAGAAATACGACAATGATTGCGTACGATTAATCTTATGGTGCTGTCATTGTTGTTTCTGGTGTTTCGAGTGCGCTTTGAGGTTCCTCACGAGGAATGCTTACATCGAAACAG CGATATACGGATGTAATTTTTGTACGGGAGGCAAAAAAGCTTTTCAAGCTTTAGCCAGCAACGTGTTAAGAGTCGCAGCTATCAACAGTGTCGGAGATTTTGTTCTATTCTTAGGCAAAGTGACGGTGGTTACGTTGACAGTCGTTTCGGGAATTTACTTACTACAG aaaaaagaaggactCCATTATCCATGGGTACCGATTGCGTTGGCCGGATGTTTCGCTATGTTGGTCGCGCATTGTTTCATTTCCATATACGAG ATGATCATAGATACGATATTCATCTGTTTCTGCGAAGATTACGCGAAGAACGATGGCATCAACAGGCCATATTTCATGAGCCGTGGATTAATG GAATTCGTTGAAAACAGCAAGAAGGCTCTCCGACACGCGGATCATCACTCGTAA